From the genome of Candidatus Nitrosocosmicus oleophilus, one region includes:
- a CDS encoding helix-turn-helix transcriptional regulator: protein MLSQADDDFQSVFFELAGDLRIYMLLKLSIKPYRLSQLATDLNATMQESHRNINRLIDSKLVKKTGEGELLLTPYGEIIVSLIPNFNFPFKHKDYFQEHTLSNLPLKFIQRIGSLNNCEVVVGVMAVLQRWKAVYHNSQDYIKEVISQVPIDLIETIAERVNNNVKFCYIFPANVVIPKGRNELLKKLGWKNLVSKGIVERRMMDKTNIVTIFNEKESCISFPTLKGEPDLNIMFYSKDAAFHEWCEDFFDYEWARAKLFDESKLSPEI, encoded by the coding sequence ATGCTCAGCCAGGCCGACGATGACTTTCAATCAGTTTTCTTTGAACTTGCAGGAGACCTGCGAATATACATGCTCCTGAAATTATCAATAAAACCTTATCGCTTATCTCAGCTGGCAACGGACCTAAATGCCACCATGCAGGAGTCACATCGTAATATAAACCGCCTAATTGATTCAAAACTTGTGAAAAAAACAGGAGAAGGCGAATTGTTATTAACTCCGTACGGCGAGATTATTGTTTCTCTTATTCCAAACTTTAATTTCCCATTTAAACACAAAGACTATTTTCAAGAACATACACTTAGTAACCTACCATTAAAATTCATTCAGAGAATTGGTTCCTTAAACAATTGTGAAGTGGTTGTGGGTGTAATGGCTGTTCTTCAACGGTGGAAGGCTGTTTATCACAATTCTCAAGACTATATCAAGGAAGTTATCTCCCAAGTTCCAATCGATTTAATAGAAACCATTGCTGAAAGAGTGAATAATAATGTTAAATTCTGTTACATCTTCCCTGCTAATGTTGTGATACCCAAAGGGAGAAATGAACTATTAAAAAAACTTGGGTGGAAAAATCTTGTATCTAAAGGAATTGTGGAACGACGAATGATGGATAAAACAAACATAGTGACAATATTTAATGAAAAAGAATCCTGCATATCCTTTCCAACCTTAAAGGGGGAACCTGATCTTAATATCATGTTTTATAGCAAAGACGCCGCATTCCATGAATGGTGTGAAGACTTTTTCGATTATGAATGGGCCAGGGCTAAATTATTTGATGAATCAAAATTAAGTCCAGAAATCTGA
- a CDS encoding rhomboid family intramembrane serine protease yields the protein MNIVIFIYEVIVTSNFSNRTAVIALFYNYGAIPDLILSGQNLGSIFSSMFMHGGIAHLLGNMFFLHVFGDNLEDRFGHFKYLMLYLFWGVMAAFAHSIYAVATGQGDIPAIGASGAISGVLGAYLVFYPHAKIHTIIFAFFITTVRIPAIAYIPFWFIMQLVFAFIGQSGGVAYLAHIGGFIIGLGTAFGWKFFSNILIKQKQYPSQNYRRRSSLSSPPFSNDSSNRYDDRSKSINTDKLEKSFTPEIIIGDKFIDIIIEDRDTLSDTQIQANFDESINTLSVLIIDTNKRYDIPVSHPANTILHISNVSARNGIIRIRLDVN from the coding sequence ATGAATATTGTCATTTTCATTTATGAAGTTATTGTCACTTCTAACTTTTCAAATAGAACAGCAGTTATTGCACTATTTTACAATTATGGTGCTATACCAGATTTGATTCTTTCAGGTCAAAACTTGGGTTCAATTTTTAGTTCAATGTTCATGCATGGTGGCATAGCACATCTTTTAGGTAACATGTTTTTTCTTCATGTTTTTGGCGATAATTTAGAGGATCGTTTTGGTCATTTTAAGTATTTAATGCTGTATCTTTTTTGGGGGGTTATGGCTGCTTTCGCACACAGTATTTACGCTGTAGCTACAGGTCAAGGAGATATACCCGCAATTGGTGCCTCCGGAGCAATATCGGGTGTTCTAGGGGCTTACTTAGTTTTCTATCCTCATGCTAAGATTCATACCATCATATTTGCATTTTTCATAACTACCGTCAGAATTCCTGCAATAGCATACATTCCATTTTGGTTCATAATGCAGTTAGTATTTGCATTTATCGGTCAATCAGGCGGAGTTGCATATCTGGCTCACATAGGTGGGTTCATTATCGGCTTGGGAACAGCTTTTGGATGGAAGTTCTTTTCGAATATATTAATTAAACAAAAGCAATACCCTTCACAAAACTATCGACGAAGGTCTTCTCTATCCTCACCCCCTTTTTCAAATGATTCATCAAATAGATATGACGACCGTTCAAAATCCATAAATACTGATAAGTTGGAAAAATCCTTTACCCCGGAAATCATAATTGGAGATAAATTTATCGATATAATAATAGAAGATCGGGATACTTTGAGTGATACTCAAATTCAAGCAAATTTTGATGAATCCATAAACACCTTATCCGTACTTATTATTGATACTAACAAGAGATATGATATACCAGTTTCACATCCGGCGAATACCATTCTCCATATCTCAAATGTTTCTGCTAGAAATGGAATTATCAGAATAAGGCTAGATGTGAATTGA
- a CDS encoding Lrp/AsnC family transcriptional regulator — protein MPEAFVLMNAELGSEESIVNELKKIDLVKHVYQVYGVYDIVALVEGESMDKVKETITWKLRKLNGVKSTLTMIVME, from the coding sequence ATGCCAGAAGCTTTTGTGCTTATGAATGCAGAATTGGGTAGTGAGGAATCGATTGTTAATGAATTAAAAAAAATAGATCTAGTAAAACATGTTTACCAGGTTTATGGTGTCTATGATATAGTAGCTTTGGTAGAAGGTGAAAGCATGGATAAAGTGAAAGAAACTATAACATGGAAGCTAAGAAAACTGAATGGGGTTAAATCTACTTTGACTATGATAGTAATGGAGTAA